The following coding sequences are from one Pasteurellaceae bacterium RH1A window:
- a CDS encoding bifunctional phosphoribosylaminoimidazolecarboxamide formyltransferase/IMP cyclohydrolase, with the protein MTIQQALLSVSDKTGIVEFAQGLHQRGVKLLSTGGTAKLLAEAGLPVVEVSDYTGFPEMMDGRVKTLHPKVHGGILGRRGTDDEVMAQHNIERIDMVVVNLYPFAQTVAKPDCTLADAVENIDIGGPTMVRSAAKNHKDVAIVVNNGDFEAILAEMDAHQNSLTLETRFNLAIKAFEHTAQYDSMIANYFGKLVPPYQGAEEEDLSQPCGQFPRTLNLNFIRKQTMRYGENSHQNAAFYVENEVKEASVATAKQLQGKALSYNNIADTDAALECVKEFKEPACVIVKHANPCGVALGADILEAYNRAYQTDPTSAFGGIIAFNRELDGQTAQTIADRQFVEVIIAPRVSAEAKEALAKKKNVRVLECGDFSEAQARLDFKRVNGGLLVQDADQGQVDIEDLEFVSERKPTKEEMEDLLFCWKVAKYVKSNAIVYAKNKQTIGIGAGQMSRVYSAKIAGIKAEDEGLQVAGCVMASDAFFPFRDGIDAAAQVGITCVIHPGGSMRDQEVIDAANEHGMAMVLTGMRHFRH; encoded by the coding sequence ATGACCATTCAACAAGCGTTACTCAGTGTGTCTGATAAAACAGGCATTGTCGAATTTGCTCAGGGCCTACACCAACGTGGGGTGAAACTGCTTTCAACCGGTGGCACGGCCAAATTATTGGCGGAAGCTGGCCTGCCGGTGGTGGAAGTGTCTGACTATACGGGCTTTCCTGAAATGATGGACGGCCGGGTTAAGACCCTCCACCCTAAGGTACACGGTGGGATTTTAGGCCGCCGTGGCACCGATGATGAAGTGATGGCCCAGCACAATATTGAACGCATTGATATGGTGGTGGTTAATCTTTACCCCTTCGCTCAAACAGTGGCCAAGCCTGATTGCACGCTGGCCGATGCGGTAGAAAACATTGATATTGGCGGGCCGACTATGGTGCGATCTGCGGCCAAAAACCATAAAGATGTGGCTATTGTGGTCAATAATGGTGATTTTGAAGCCATTTTGGCTGAGATGGATGCCCACCAAAATAGCCTGACGCTGGAAACCCGTTTCAACCTAGCCATCAAGGCCTTTGAGCATACGGCCCAGTATGATTCTATGATTGCCAACTACTTCGGCAAGCTAGTCCCACCTTACCAAGGGGCGGAAGAGGAAGATCTGAGCCAGCCTTGCGGCCAGTTCCCTCGCACCCTCAACCTCAATTTCATCCGCAAACAGACCATGCGTTATGGCGAAAACAGCCACCAAAATGCCGCCTTCTATGTGGAAAATGAAGTGAAAGAGGCAAGTGTTGCGACGGCTAAGCAGCTCCAAGGCAAGGCCCTTTCCTACAATAACATTGCCGATACCGATGCGGCTCTTGAGTGCGTAAAAGAATTCAAAGAGCCGGCCTGTGTGATTGTTAAACACGCCAACCCTTGTGGCGTAGCCCTAGGAGCCGATATTTTGGAGGCCTACAACCGAGCCTACCAAACCGACCCAACTTCAGCCTTCGGCGGCATTATCGCCTTTAACCGTGAGTTAGATGGCCAAACCGCCCAAACCATTGCCGACCGCCAGTTTGTGGAGGTGATTATCGCCCCTCGTGTATCAGCAGAGGCCAAGGAAGCCCTGGCCAAGAAGAAAAATGTGCGGGTGCTAGAATGTGGCGACTTTAGCGAAGCCCAGGCTCGCTTAGACTTCAAGCGGGTTAATGGTGGCCTTTTAGTACAAGACGCAGACCAGGGCCAGGTGGATATTGAAGATCTGGAATTTGTGTCTGAACGCAAGCCAACCAAGGAAGAGATGGAAGACCTGCTCTTCTGCTGGAAGGTGGCCAAGTATGTCAAATCCAACGCCATTGTCTATGCCAAGAACAAGCAGACCATCGGCATTGGGGCCGGCCAGATGAGCCGGGTTTATTCGGCCAAGATTGCTGGCATTAAGGCCGAGGACGAGGGCTTGCAGGTGGCCGGCTGTGTGATGGCTTCTGACGCCTTCTTCCCCTTCCGAGATGGGATTGACGCTGCCGCCCAGGTGGGCATTACCTGTGTGATTCATCCAGGTGGCTCAATGCGGGATCAGGAAGTGATTGACGCAGCCAATGAGCACGGAATGGCTATGGTGCTCACAGGAATGAGACATTTTAGACACTAA